A genome region from Deinococcus yavapaiensis KR-236 includes the following:
- a CDS encoding RES family NAD+ phosphorylase: protein MYRLAHERALERNPHPFVPSGAPARWNSDGVRVAYTSEHPALAALELLGYWRQYPQLSGYRLFSANIDDDDIETADETVDPTDTTVTRAYGDAWAASKRSFALRVPSVVMPVSFNVLVNAIHPKLASFTYQDHGSFSFDSRVDELLQRAKTKQAP, encoded by the coding sequence GTGTACCGACTCGCGCACGAACGCGCCCTGGAACGCAACCCTCACCCGTTCGTGCCGAGCGGCGCTCCCGCCCGCTGGAACAGCGACGGCGTGCGCGTCGCGTACACGAGCGAACACCCGGCGCTCGCAGCCCTCGAACTGCTCGGGTACTGGCGTCAGTACCCGCAACTCAGCGGGTACCGCCTCTTCAGCGCGAACATCGACGACGACGACATCGAGACCGCCGACGAGACCGTCGACCCGACCGACACGACGGTCACACGAGCGTACGGGGACGCGTGGGCCGCGTCGAAACGCTCCTTCGCGCTGCGCGTCCCGAGCGTCGTGATGCCCGTGTCGTTCAATGTCCTCGTCAACGCCATACACCCGAAGCTGGCCAGTTTCACGTACCAGGACCACGGGTCGTTCTCGTTCGATTCGCGTGTTGACGAGTTGCTGCAACGCGCGAAAACGAAGCAAGCGCCATGA